The following coding sequences are from one Eublepharis macularius isolate TG4126 chromosome 19, MPM_Emac_v1.0, whole genome shotgun sequence window:
- the RAB5B gene encoding ras-related protein Rab-5B: protein MTSRGAARPNGQSQASKICQFKLVLLGESAVGKSSLVLRFVKGQFHEYQESTIGAAFLTQSVCLDDTTVKFEIWDTAGQERYHSLAPMYYRGAQAAIVVYDITNQETFARAKTWVKELQRQASPNIVIALAGNKADLANKRMVEYEEAQAYADDNSLLFMETSAKTAMNVNDLFLAIAKKLPKSEPQTAGGAVGRNRGVDLHEQSQQNKSQCCSN, encoded by the exons ATGACCAGCAGAGGAGCTGCCAGGCCGAACGGTCAGTCGCAAGCCAGCAAGATCTGTCAGTTCAAGTTAGTCCTGCTGGGCGAGTCAGCGGTCGGCAAGTCCAGCCTGGTGCTGCGTTTCGTCAAGGGTCAATTCCACGAGTACCAGGAGAGCACCATAGGTG CGGCTTTCCTCACACAGTCTGTCTGCCTAGATGACACAACGGTAAAGTTTGAGATCTGGGACACAGCTGGCCAGGAAAGATACCACAGTTTGGCCCCGATGTACTACCGAGGGGCTCAAGCTGCCATTGTGGTGTATGACATAACCAACCAG GAAACGTTTGCACGGGCAAAGACATGGGTGAAAGAACTCCAGCGGCAAGCTAGTCCCAACATTGTTATAGCCTTAGCAGGAAATAAGGCTGATCTTGCCAATAAGCGCATGGTAGAATATGAA GAGGCCCAGGCCTATGCAGATGACAACAGCCTATTGTTTATGGAGACATCCGCCAAGACAGCAATGAATGTTAACGATCTCTTCCTGGCGATAG CTAAGAAGCTGCCAAAGAGTGAGCCCCAGACCGCAGGTGGTGCCGTCGGTCGGAATCGAGGCGTGGACCTTCACGAGCAGTCTCAGCAGAACAAGAGCCAGTGTTGTAGCAACTAA